In Lactuca sativa cultivar Salinas chromosome 5, Lsat_Salinas_v11, whole genome shotgun sequence, the DNA window TACCACCGCTGCGGTCAATTCCGGCGACTGAAACATGTTTTCTCCATGTAAATTCCGGCCGTTGTTGATCATACACCTCCTCAAAATCGACATGGCAAGTAATCGATTCATTTTCGAAAGCGTGATCGATGTAAACAGTTAGGGTTTAGGGGGTCGAAGAAATCTGATTCAGTTTTAGATCGTTCTACACTCGTTCTTTCTCTGGGTGTTACCGGAGGAAACCAAATACACTGCCGTGAACAAACggttattattatattatgaatGGAAATCTGATTGCATGCTTCGCGGTCTACTGGTTTAAAGATGTAGCACTCGCGCCGCACGCATGTGTGTTGGTACCGTACAACCCACTCATGCATGATGGATAAACAATGTAATTAAGTTGAGAAAATAATTGAAGCAGGTTTATTTTAGTAcatatgataatgataatgatagacTCGAGTTTTAAAATTAAGTGGATTTGTTATTATtataaaagattaattaaacaaTAATTTCAAATTTATAAAGTTATTAAAGGAGAAAATAGGTTGGGAGTGGAATGACAAGGACACCCTTGAGTTACATGCATTTATAACCTTACTTTGCACCCAAGTTTATGGGGGATGCTTGGACATCTGCCTGGTCCATGAAGGGTACACGTGGAAACTTTATACCCTTTGACTGTTAGTTTGTAAATTTGACTGTGATGTGCTTTCAACGAATTGTACGAGTTATTTGGAGGGTGTTTACTCTTAAGATCATTTTTAACCTTAACATTTTCTTACTAAATACAGTATAAAAACTAGCACACTTCaatgtttttttattaagaaaataattttaaatataaggcTTTTTTCTAATAACATTTTCAATTGTAAACTTATTATAAAGctttttattatttgattaagtttttacaaaactttttaCCATTAGTATTGATTGGTATAAAATGAATTTATttggagtttatatatatatatatatatatatatatatattgtttaatcaaaataaagtcaattttgatggttctataactaatattttgatagttttatatatatatatatatatatatatatatatatatatatatatatatatattgtttaatcaaaataaagtcaattttgatggttctatacctaatatttTGATGGTtttatatctatctatctatatatatatatatatatatatatatatatatatatatatatatatatatatatatatatatatatagtttaatcaaaataaagtcaattttgatggttctatacTTAATATTTTGATGGTTTTATATctaacattttatatatatatatatatatatatatatatatatatatatatatatatatatatatatatatatatatatacacacaccatTTTATAATTTTATCGTATATCTTTTATTTCAAAGCTTTACAAATTATCTATGAgacaaaatatcataaaataatcaaaatgtataaaaaattggaattaattattatattattaaaacaatcattttattaaaaaattatatttatattatattttaaatatatttgaaacAAATATTAAATCTAAAATAAAACTATATTGTTAAATTAACATGAGATATATAAACTCAAACTTAGAAGAATtagaacaaaataaaataatataatattaattgTAAAACACCATCAAAATGTTTGATGTTATATTATTATGACACCAATTTTGATATTATATATGAGGCTCAACTGGAAAAGTTTGAAGCCAAAATTGGTGTTAACACCAAAATTGATTTTGTAAGTTGTCATGCGACTATTATCTTTCTTTTGTATTGTAAGACCGTTAGATATACGCATTATGTCTATAGTATTGTACTGATATGATAGAATTTGCACGAGCAAAACATATACATCATCCTTGGGTGGTGTGGAAGTGTTGTGGCATGGTTGGGGCCACACCTCACAACGCAAGAAACCTTCTTCGCCTTCTCCAATGTACAAAATTTCATGCATAGAATACAAATATTGGTTTGGTGATATGGAGTCGTGAGTACACCCTTAGGTAAGTGGTGTTGATGTTGTGTGGTAGTAGTTTTGGTGTGGTGGTGTGATATGTATATTTTATGGTCTAAGTTTTTGTTGTATGGGTCTCACACATACTACATGGTGCTTATGTGGCCACTCATCATCCAATTGAACACCACCATCTGCTTGGGTGATGTTCATTTGAAGTGGCGATGTGTTGTTGGTAACACCCTCTCATACTTttttttcttctcttttcttctatCTTTCTatctacatctctctctctctcatattatttttatattaaaatgttAAGAATGTTTTGGCATGGTGGAGTTTAGGAAAGGCTTTCATTCTTTGTTGACTTCTGATGATAAAGACGATAGCCCAATCTCTTAGTCTCTAATGAAAGTTGTTTTAGTGAGATAAGTGAAATGAAAGTTGATTTTgctcttttttttttcatgttaatggaaaaatatagaaaaaatagATAATAGTAAAGAGACATATGTAGCCGAATGGATCAACACAGAGTGTAAATCCACCTTGAACTTTTTGATGTTGGATTGGGTACTCGCTAAGTTAGTAAATTATTATGTTAGCTTTAaatttttaataaacatttttattaattaaaaataatcaaaatatttaTTAAGAAAATATATATCTATATACTACCATTAGCTGTAAAGCTTGTTGATGTTTCAAAAAGCTTACAGTTCACTTTCAGGTACTAAAAAACCAAACTTGTTATTTTAATAGTTTAATGTAGAAAACGAGTTATATCTtacaacaaacaaaaaaaaagttggGAGTGAACACTTAATTGATATACAGTTTGAACACCAGAAAATGTGTTGTAACACTTGCTTACACAAACGCACATCAAACATAGAAATAATAAGGTTTGTCCGACCTAAACCCAAGCCATTGTGATTAATTATTATCAGCGATGAtgatatgaatatgaatatgaatatgaatatgataGGCAGGGTTTTAAAGTCTCAAGTACATAATACATATAAAAAAGAAAACAAGCAAGTAGCTTTATTGTGTCACTAACAACAGATGAAGTCAAAtatcagcagcagcagcagcataTATCAACTGTACATCAAACCCATCCATTCTCTCATCCTCATCTAACCCAAAATGTTCTATACCATTACCATATcacaataaaaacaaaaacacaaaaaaaaaaaaaatacgagATTTGATTCAGCAGGAGGTGATGTTATTATTATTTCCAGCAAGGCTCTCATAAAACAAGATGTATCCATGGTCAGTATTGCTTGCATATTCCTGAGCCGAACCAAAGGAAGTTTGAACTGCTGACTCATCAATCATCTCCACATTCTCATCATCAAAAAAGAGCCAATGGTTGTGGCTTTTCACCAGACTCACATAATGCCCATGGTTGGGCCCACTGCCAACATGGACCACAACCGCAAACAAAGAGTACTCACAGTCAGCATCTTCCATGGTGTTTGTTAGCTTCAGCTCAAGTGGAAACACAACACGGTATGACAGCTTCTTATACCTTCCCAGCTGTTCCATGTACTTAAACCGCTTCAAATGTATCACTAAAATATGCGGctgtttctttatcttcatcctCTTTTGTGCTTCCTGCAAACTgtaaaacaaaaacatttttacacttccttctttaaaaaaaaaaatcaaaaataaaaagtaGAAAGTAGAAACCGAAACCTGCAGCACTTATCACAGAAAAACTTATCCTCAGCATTTAAAGTCTCAGTGGAACTGAAGTTCTTTAGGCAACTTGTAATGGAACTGTTTTGCTCGATATCAAGGCTTAGATCCAAGAATGTCTCATCTCTTGCAGTTACAGTTTCACATCTTAAACACTTTGTTTCATTTGTGAGTATACCctgaaattggaaatttttttatatttgtaagtaaaatgaaatgtttacttagataaattgttgaaaaataataaaagattTGAATATACCTGAAAGTTTTTGTGAACCCATGTAACCAAGGGCTCCTTTCTTACACCATTGGCCTGAGGCATATGTATACCATTGGGAATCTTTTCAGGAGGTGATGAATGTTCTTTTGTACCTTTTGTTTCTTTCTCTAGTATATCAACTAGTTCGTTTAACAAAAAGTTCAAAAATTCATGTGCATCCTACACAAAACTCAAAAACAttaatcatcatcatcactgaTATTTGAAAAATTAAGTATAAATGGATTTCATATTTAATGTAAGAAGTTGTTTTATTATATAATACCTGATGCATGTAACCACGGAAAAGTTCATTTTCTTTCTTCACTCTTTGTACAAAGCGTTTTGGAGCAATAACACCTGTTTTCTTCTTTTGTGTACTAATCTAATACAAGGGACCCAAATGTAGAATATAAATCATGAGGAAAATAAAATgcaacttaaaaaaaataaaacaacataTGCCATGGTTACAttgaaaaaaatgtaaaaaataccCATTTATGTAGAGTATAAAGTGATTAAGAGAAAAGAACATTTACAAGTAAAAATGTGTACCTGTGTAAACAGTTCCGCCAAACATGTAAGGAGATTTTCTTCTACATCTGGATTTTTAACCTTCTCATAATATTCAAGTAGTTGTTCACGAAATGGAACACAAAAATATAGAGCCTGAAAATTATGATTTAAGAAAAAGATATATGAGAACATTAGCAAAATAGTTCAGGTCAAACTTTGAGTGAAGTTATAACAAGCAACATGAATTACTAGGCTTTTTCAATATCTTCAGAAAGGTAATAAAACAAGTGTTGTTAaggataaatattttttaaagattTTCCACTCTCGTGAGATAATGAACAAGGATTAATATCTTCAGAAAGGTAATAGACCAAATAGCAACTTAGTGACTTGTTTTTTAatcattttgatgtttaaaaagatTAGAAAAACGGTGAGAATAAATGAGGGCAGACTTGTAAAATGTTAGGACTACTACTAAGGTAAAAATAGATGTAAATACGACAATTTATGCATTTGCACTTTTGCAGAGCCAAGTTTATAACATACATTATGTTGAAAGCAAaacaaaaaatgagaaaaaaaaagtatGTAGTGGGAGAGAATGAAAATGAGGTTGCAAATTTAGCAAGTGTAAAGAACAGGTCTATAAATTCTATTCCATT includes these proteins:
- the LOC111899534 gene encoding ubiquitin carboxyl-terminal hydrolase 4, which produces MGAAGSKLEKALGDQFPEGERYFGLENFGNTCYCNSVLQALYFCVPFREQLLEYYEKVKNPDVEENLLTCLAELFTQISTQKKKTGVIAPKRFVQRVKKENELFRGYMHQDAHEFLNFLLNELVDILEKETKGTKEHSSPPEKIPNGIHMPQANGVRKEPLVTWVHKNFQGILTNETKCLRCETVTARDETFLDLSLDIEQNSSITSCLKNFSSTETLNAEDKFFCDKCCSLQEAQKRMKIKKQPHILVIHLKRFKYMEQLGRYKKLSYRVVFPLELKLTNTMEDADCEYSLFAVVVHVGSGPNHGHYVSLVKSHNHWLFFDDENVEMIDESAVQTSFGSAQEYASNTDHGYILFYESLAGNNNNITSC